Genomic window (Sulfurimonas sp.):
TCTTCTTTTGCTTCTTCAACACCAGCAACATCATCAAATTTTGTATCTGGTTTTTCTGAGTTTATCATCTTTTTTGAGTTACCCATGCCAAGAATGCCACCACCCATACTCTTTTGCATTCGTCCTGCAAAAAACATCCATACACCAATAATGAGTAAAAATGGGAATAACCAACCAAACATCTCTGTAAACCAATTTGTTTCACTGAAACCAGAATAATCGATGCCTTGTTTATCCAATAATGATACAAGATTGCCATCTCCTGGAATAAGTCTAGTTGCGTAAATCATGCCATCTGTTGATTTCGCTTTTATATAAGTCTGTCCTATCTCTACTTTTGCTAAACTTTTAGACTCTATAAGACCTTTAAACTCTGAGTAACTTACTTGTTTTGTTTTTCTACTTGTTGTGCCATTTCCTGCATCAAAGGCTGAACCATCACCAACAAGACCTTTAAACAATAAAATTATTACAACTGAAAAAATTGCAAAAGTTATTAGAGGGTTTTTATTGAAAAAATTATTATTGTTATCGTTTTTATTTGAATTTTGTTTTGACATTTTTTATCTCTTTTTTTATTTTCTTTTTAAAATGAAGGTTAACCATTCATCTTCTTGTATCTTTTGGACTACTTCACAATCTTTGTAAAAAGTTAAAACTTTCTTTTCATATTTATCTAAAATACCAGATATGATTAAAATACCATCTTCATTTAAAGCATTTTTTAAATCTTTTGCTATAAAAGTAAGTACATCTGCTACAATATTTGCAACAACTACATCATACTTTTTAGAACTTAAAGAACATGAACCTTCCCAAATTTTTGCAAATTCAAGATCATTAAGTTTTGCATTATCTATACTATTTTGCACTGATACTGGGTCAGTATCACAAGCATCTACTACTGCATTTAACTTCATAGCTGCGATACCAAGTATCCCGCTTCCACAACCCACATCAAGGATACAACTACCTTCTTTTACATACTTAGAAATAGCTCTTAGTGCTGAAGCAGTTGTTGGATGATGACCTGTTCCAAAAGCTAAAGCTGGATCTATTTGTATATTTATAAGTTGTGAATTGGGTTTATTCCAAGTTGTATGAATATAAAATTTATCTATACAAAGTGGTGTTATACTCTTTTGATAAAGTTCAACCCAGTCGCTGTTTTTAAGTTTTTTATGACTAGTTTCTAAATCTATATTTTGTCCTAAAGCTTTTGTAAGAGCTTCACAAAATTGCTCTAATCCCCAAGCTATAGTTTCAAGTTCATCTTCACTTCTTACGATGAAACCCATTTTAGTTTCTTCAAAACCAACAGGAATCGTATCGGCTAAAAAATCTGCAAATAACTCCTTGTGAGAGGAAACATTAACTACTAACTCGTAGTAGTACTCTTGCATTACTAAGAAACACCCATTACAGCACCAAGCTTTTCTTTTAATACCTGAGGAGTAAAAGGTTTAACTATATAGTTATTTACACCTGCTTTAAGTGCAGTAATCACTTCTGATTTACCACCTTCTGTAGTTACCATAATAATCGGTGTATCTACAAATCTATCATCAGCACGAACTTTTTTCACAAGTTCTAATCCATTCATTTCTGGCATATTCCAATCAGTAATTAACATATCAATATCAGGATTAGAATCCATTTGAGCCCAACCTTCAACGCCATCAGCACCTTCAAGTATGTCTTTATAACCTAAACGAGCCAAAGTATTTTTTATAATACGGCGCATTGTAGAACTATCATCAACCACAAGTAATTTCAATTGAAATCCTTTTAAAAATATATTTGTAAAATTTATACTCTAATAATAGCAAAATTTTTATTGTTTTTCAATTAATTTAGAAGTTTAAACATCTTTGGCAAATCTAATTTACCTTCATAGTAAGCTTTTCCAATTATTACACCATCAACTTCATTTGTTGCTATCAAAGCTTCTATGTCACTTTCGTCTTTTACACCACCACTTGCAATAGTGCTTACACCACTTGCTCGCGCAATATCTAATGTGAAATCAACATTAACTCCTGCTAAAGTCCCATCTTTGCTAACATCTGTACAGATAATAGCTTCAACACCAGCAGATGCATACTCTTTAGCCAAATCAGTTGCCTTCATAGTGCTAACATCTGCCCAACCTTCTACTGCAACAAAACCATCTATGGCATCTATACCTACTGCTATTGGATATTTACTAGCCATATCTTTAACAAACTGAGGATTTGTCACTGCAATAGAACCTAAGATGATTCTATCTATCCCAATTTCTAGCATCTTTTTGATAGTTTCTTCATCACGGATGCCACCGCCAAGTTCTAGTTTAACATTAGAGTTTTGTCTGATTTTTATTATCTGTTCTAAGTTTTTTGGCTCACCTGCAAAAGCTCCATTTAAATCAACTAAATGCACCCACTCTGCACCCATCTCTTCAAACTTTTTCACTAAAGACCAAGGCTCATCTGAGTAAATCTTTGCACTGTCCATCAAGCCTTTTGTAAGGCGAACTGCTTTTCCATCTTTTAAATCTATTGCTGGGTAAAGTGTCATTTTTTTATAATCCTATAAAGTTTTTTAATATCGCAAGACCATTGTCATGGCTTTTTTCCGGGTGAGGCTGGATGCCAAAAATATTTCCGTGAGCTACTGCCGATGTAAACTCATAACCATAATTTGTTCTACCGATAATATCTTCTTCGTTTGTACAATTAACATGATAAGTATGCACAAAATAAAGATAATGTTCTTCATCTAAGTTTTCAAAAAGAGGATGAGAAGTTGTAAACATTCTGTTCCAACCCATATGAGGTACTTTTAGTTTTTCTTCAAACTTAGAAGTATCAAAAGCTTTTACATTACCTTTGATGAGTCCTAGACCTTCATGTTCTCCAAACTCTTCACTTGATTCAAAAAGAAGTTGCATACCAAGACAGATTCCAAGCATATACTTCCCACTTTTTGCATACTCTTTTATAGCATCTATCATATCTCTATCTCTTAGATGCTCCATAGCATCGCCAAAAGCACCAACTCCTGGTAAAATTAACTTATCATAATTTTTAAACTTACTTGGATCACTCTCAACAACCGTTTTTTCTCCCAACAAAGCAAATGCATTTTGTACACTTGCTAAGTTCCCCATGTTATAATCAACTATCGCTATCACTACTATTTCTCACTTTTGTAAATTTTATATATACTGCTAGACTTAATATCAAGACAGCCACTCCACCAATAATATATGTTGCATATATAAGTTTTTCTGGGTCTGTTATAGCAAACTTAAACACCAACATCAAAGCTTCAATAGACAAAGCTATAATTATAGAACCTAAAAATTTAACCATGGTTTTATGTGGACCTGAAATATTTTGTTCTTTATGCCTACCCAAAATCTCTTCTTCAATAAGAGTCTTAGCTAAATCAAAAATGGCCAAAGATAAAGTAAGGAGAATAGTTGCCATAAACATATCATCTATTATCAGATTAGTACCTGCTACTTCTTCCACAAAAAAGCTCTTAACACCATGTGCAAATAAAAAGATTGCAACAGCAATAAGAGCAAAAGAATACATAGCATAAGAAAATTTAAAAAACTTAGAAAAGAAGGCATCTGATTTATTTAAATGCGCAATTTTTAAAACTTCATCAAGAGGCATATCTAAACATGCCACATATTTCAACACTCCACTTTCAGAGTAGATTGGTTGAGATGCTGTAACTGTCAACTCTTGTGTAATTAGAGATGGGTAAGGGTCTGTAATACTACATCTGCCCTCTCTAACTGCTCTATAATAGTAGGCTCTATCTGCTCTGATTTTCCCTGTATCGTCATCTATTTGTGCATTTGCAGTATATGTTGGTGTTATCTGAACACCTCTATGGTCAAGCAGATATACACCTTCACAGTTTTCTAAATCTGCTTTTATCTTTAGCATACGAGGCATTATCATCTCTACTGAGAGGGAGGGAAGTCTATTTGGAATGTTTTTAGAAAAGAGATAACAAAAGTAAGCTCTTACCTTCGTTCTACCTTCTGCAAAATTTTGAATATCTGAAGCAACCATTTATCTAGTTAAATCCTTCTTTAGAACTTGGAATATCTGTTATTTGTGGACGGTGAGTAATACTTGGTCCAAATACTTTTTTGATGATTGATTTAAAACCTTTTTCATTTTCTTCATATTCGCGTTCTGCTTCTTGAAGGGCTACTTCCCACGCTGATGAAAATCCAGGAGCTTTTAACATCATTTTTCTTAATGCCCCATCATAAATATTTAAAAGTCTAAGTTCTGCACGACCAGGTTTTTGTCCTAATGTTTTTACTGAAATTCTTAAATTCTCATTTTCTTTTTTATATTTTTCTAAATCTTTTTCTAAATTTTTATTACCTAAATCTGTTATTTTCATCTGTCTATTTAAATGTTCTTTATACTCTTTTAATTCTCGTTTATGTACTCTTATTTCAAATCTGGATTTTATATAACTTAAAAAATAACCAACAACAAAACTTGCAAGTATTAATAATATTCCTAAAGTGCTCAATTCCATAAAATCTCCTTTTATCAACCTGATTATACCAAAAAATATAATCTACTTAGTTTTACTTAAAAATGGATCTGCTAATAATCCTATTATAGATGCTAAAAAAAAGAAAAATCCACCACCTATTAACATTATATATATTGGCACTATTGTCATGCTTTCAAACATCTTATATCCTTTACTTTTGATACCTAAAGTATAAAGAATTAAAATGTAAATATAGTGTTATTTCAATTTTTATCTAATAGTTGTAAAACTCATAACATCTTCGCTAAGTTCTGTTTTTTTGCTCTTTTTCTTTTTGATACCTCTTGTTTTTACAAGAGCTTTTTTTATGTCTTTTGAAATGATATAATAGCCACTTTTTTCATCATAACTTACAGATGGAAGAGAATTTATTTTACGGTTAGATGCTATGACTTGGATGCTCTCTACTCCAAAAGGTGGTTCAACTGTGAACTCTCCTAAACTTATCCATCTAGATGCATCATCTGCATTTATAAACTTAACAAATCTACTGTTTCCATTACCTTCACTTAACTCTAAAAGATAAGAAAAACTTCCTTCTTTTGTTTGTGTATAACCGACTATATAGATATAACCCATCTTGTTTAGTTTTACAAAAAGCTCTATATCTTCACCCTTGTTAAAAAGTAAGTTTTCACTTCCTCTGTTTGAGTTTAGAGAAACCTTTAAAGAACTAGAACTTATCACTCCTGAGTTAAGTAAAGCGTCAAAGTCTATATTTTTTGGTTTTACTTGTATGTTTTTGTAAGCTTTTTTATTTATGTTTATTGTTTTTGAAGCAACTATCTCATTTGTTTTTATACTTAAGAGTTCATAGTTTAAAACCATCATTTTTTTTGTAACTACATACTCTCCTACTAACAGATAAGAAGCATTTTTAGGACTTTTTACACTCTTTACTTTAGCTTTTAGCTTTTTTACAAAAACAGCACCAAATTGAGCAACTGTTGTGTTTGATTGCATAAGTGGCGGATAAACAAAAATATTTTTGTTTTTAAAACTTTTTGCTAAAACTCTACTTGCCATATCTAGTGAGTCTATATTTGAGTCAAGTTTTGCTAGTTCTAGTTTTACTTTTGCCTTGGTTAAAGTTGGACGATTTGGTAGTTTTGAGCCTAAAATCATCGCTACACTTTCATATCTGTCATACTCTTTTAAAAGTGAATAAGCATCGCTGTAAAGTTGTAGTTTCAAAGTAGAAGATGAAGATGAAGTGTTACCTATTTCTGAGCTTATACTATCTAACTCTTTTTTTATATTTTGTAGTTTTTTAGTATAGAGTGCTTTTACTTTATGTGGGGATAACTCTACTCTTGCTTCAACTTCCATAGCTCTATCTATAAAAGTAAAATCAGCACCTAATATTGGTAAGTTTGAGCTTATTTTTATGTTTGATGAAGAACTTGAGTTTCCTTTATCTCCTTTTACGAAAGACTTTGATTCAAAGTTGGAACGAACCTCACTTTTTATAACCTGACTCAAATCCCCAAGAGCCTCTTTTTTTGCTTCTTTATTTGTTTGAGCATAACCTACCCCACTTATATCTGCACTTAGCATAGATGCCAAACAAAGTGTAAGCATCCATATATTTTTCACTTTAAAAAACCTCATAAATCAACCTTAAATATCTTTGCCTTATTATGCTATAATTTATATAATGATTCACTTATACAATAACACTATTTCATCATCACAGTTAAAAGAGGTAGTAAAAGCTTTTAAAGGGTATAAGAGTATTGATATAAATAGATGTACGGGTATTGATGATGATTTTATATATTTTGTTGAAATAGATAAAATAAAAAAAACTCTTTTGTTAAAAATCAAAGAACTTCTTAAAAACAAAAAGAAAAGTTTGATTTACTTTTTTATAAATGATTCTCATAGTTTAATGCTTTTCCAACTTGCTTCTTTGTTGGAAGTAAAAAATATATTTACAAAAAAAAATATCGCTTCTAAGATACTAGTTGACATCCAAAAAGAGATAAAAGAACACCAAACCATACAACAAGAACATCAAATTGCCCAAACTATTATGCATGACCACCATTTTATGATTTTTGAAAACAACAAACTAAAATTTGCTTCTTCAAAAATATATAAAGACTTTAACTGCATAGACCTAGAAGATGTAAAGTCAAAAATTTGTTCGCAGTTTAACTTAGACGCTCTGCTAAAAGAAGACTCTTCTATCCAAAATGTTTTTAAATTTGGCGTAAGTCAAGAATTGTACAATATCAAAAGTAGCACTTCAGATTTAAATCAAGAAAAATTTATCTATATAGAAAATATGCCTGAAGACAATCATTATGATGTTCGTGGTATTGACTTTATAAAAAATCGCATTTACTTCATAGAAACTTTAAAAGAAAAAGTTTTAGAAGTTAGCATCTCTGCTGGAATGCTTGGTGTTATAAGTATTCATATAGAAAACATTGCAAACCTTAGAAATGATTGGAGTGAGTATGAGATAGAGATGTCCATACGCGATATTCTTCTTCAAGTAGAGTTAGAAATAGAATCTCACACTATCTTAGCTCAATATGATAGTGGACTTTATGTAACCCTTTTCCAAGATTTAGATTTTGAAGCATTAAAACAAAAAGCTTCTAAAATACAGTCACATATAAATGAGTACTCAGACAAACAAAAGATAAAACCGCTTATAGGGCTTTATGCTTTTGATATACATAATTTAGAGTTAAATCAAATTTTACAAATCATTTCAAATATTTCAAAAGAAGAACTATCTCCAAAAGATATAGAATCACAAAGCCTTTATAGAATTATAAATATTGATGACACTTTAGATGAAGAAAAAATTATAGATATACTTTTACAAGCATCTTTTACAAATAAAACCGCTATAAAACTGATGAATATTTATAAAGGTTTATGCATAAACACTTCTTCATTAATCGTAAAAAAAATAGATCAAGAGATATATGTAAGATATGAACATCTTCAAGGTACAGTCATGCATCTAGAAAAAGAAACTGTCTTACAATCATCAAATTTTCCAAAAGATATAATTGCTGATGTAAAATATGTTGACCCTAAAAAAAGTATAGCTCAACTCAAAAACTTTAGATTTGTTCAAGGAAGTGCGAACTCTAGAAAGTACTCTCGTGTTACTTGTGCACTTAGAGTACCTATATCTATAACTCACGATAAAGGTACCTTAAACGGAGAGATTTTAGATATATCTCTTAACTCTATAGCTATTAAAACAAGGTTTTCAAAAAATATAAATACTTTAAAACTTAGTAAAATTGTTTTAAACTTTACTCTTCCTATAAAAGATACTGAGTTTGGTTATATGCAACTTTCACTAAATGCTAAAGTAGTTTTTACCCTTTGTGATGATGAGTTTTGTAAAGTTGTACTAAACCTATACGAAGACCAATCAAGTGAAGCTGTTTTAATGGAATATGTCTATGCAAGACAAAAAGAGATAATAGTTGAGTTAAAAAAACAAACGGCTATGCTACAATAATAAGAATGAAAGAATATAAAAAAATAGCTATTGTTCGCTTATCTGCACTTGGGGATATAATAAATAGTGCTGTTGTTTTACAATTTATACATAAAAAATTTCCAAATGCGCAAATAGATTGGATAACAGAAGAAGTTTTTTCTCCTTTGCTTAAAAGCCATCATCTAATCCACAATGTTCACATAATTAATCTAAAAAAAATCAAAAAAGAAAAGAACTTCTTACTTTTGAAAAAAAACATCTCTTATCTTCGCTCTTTAGGAGAGTTTGATATTGTTATAGATATGCAAGGACTTTTAAAATCTGCCATAGTTTCAAGGTTCATTAGTAAAAATACTCATGGTTTTGATAAAGAGTCCTCAAGAGAAGGTCTTAGTTCTCTGTTTTACAAAACAACTTCTAAAATTGCATACGAGGAAAGCATCGTTAAAAGAAACTGTTTTTTAAGCTCAGATGCTTTAGGCTTTGAACTAAGTGATGAGATGATTTTAAATAAAAAACCTATTTTTGAAATAAAAAAAATAGATTTCATAGATGCTAGTAAAATAAATATAGCTTTTATCATCGGTGCTTCTTGGCTATCTAAAAAATACCCTAAAGAAAAAATTATCCAACTATGTAATGAGCTAAAAGAAAATTCTATTATAGTTTGGGGAGATGAAGATGAAAAAAAAGATGCAGAATTTATTTGTAAACATTCTTCTTATGCATCTATTGCTCCAAAGCTTCCATTAATAGAACTTTTATCTTTGATTTCAAGTGTTAATTTAGTCATAGGAAACGATACGGGACCTACACACATGGCATGGGCTCAAAATATTGCATCTATAACTCTTTTTGGTCCTACAACAAGTAGAATGATTTATGAAACACCTAAAAATATTGGGATAAAATCAAGCTCAAAAGTAGATATTTTAAAAATAAATAAAAATGATTTTTCTATACAAGATATAGAAGTTAAAGAAATTGTTTCAAAAGCTAAGGAGCTATTAAACTATGAGATTTAAACTTTTTTTACTACTAGAGAAATTTTTGATGCTACTTCCTAAAACATGGAGAAAAGGTTTTTTTACTTTTCTCGGAATTCTTGCATATAAAGCATCTGCAAGATATAGAAAAGTTGCACATCAAAATCTTGACTTTGCTTTTAATAATCAAAAAAGTGAAAAAGAAAAAGATGAGATAACTAAGTATGCTTTTAAAAATTTAATATATAACTTTCTTCATGCTATGGAACTTCGACACATGAGTAAAGAAGATTTAAAAAAGAAAATCACTATACAAAATATCCAAGCAGTTAATAAAGTTCACAAAGAAGGACGAGCAGTTATATATGTAACAACTCATTACAGTTCATGGGAGCTCGGAGGAGCTAGCATCGGAGCTTTTATAGAACCTCTAATAGCAGTTTATAAAAGAATGAAAAATCAAGAATATCAAGAGTGGCTTTTAGATGCAAGAGATTCTTTTGGAAACATCTCAATGGAGAAAACAAATGTTGTAAAACCTCTTGTTAGAAACCTAAAAAAAGGTGTAGCTTGTGGTCTTTTAATAGATACAAACATAAACCCAAAAGAAGGCTTAATGGTAGAGTTTATGGGTAAAAGCATCCGTCAAACTTCTACTCCAGCTTATCTAGGACGAAAATTTAATGCAGCCATAATTCCTGTAACCATAAGAACTGATGATGAAGAGAACTATACACTTATGCTTTTTGATGAGATACCAGTAGAAAAAACTGATGATATTCAAGCAGATATACAAAAGGCTACACAACTTCAAGCTGATTGGCTAACAAAACTCATAACTAATGAACCAAAATTTTGGTTTTGGTTACATCGTAGATGGAAAAATGACCACCCTGAGATTTATGAAAAATAATCTTTCATATATCGAAACTATTATTTTCACACTCTTGAGTTCTCGCCTCAAAAAGTTTTAAGATAGTTAAGAAAAATGCTGTAATAGCAGGTCCTAAAATCATACCCCAAAACCCAAATGTTGCAAGTCCCGCGATAATAGCAAAGAAAATCACAAGTTCATTTATCTTTGCATCATCTTCTTTTAAAAGCCTTTGATTTATCCCTTTAATGATTAGTGGTTTTATAAAAGTGTCTGCGATTATAGAAATAACAACTATAGAATAAGAGGCTATAAAAATTGCATTGCCATTGTTACCAACTGCAAACTCATAAATCATAAATGGTAACCACATCATAATCCCGCCAATAACGGGAACAAGAGATGCAAACCCATACATGATTCCAAATAAAAGACCGTTATAACCTAGAAATGAAATCGCTACTCCAAAAAGAACTCCTTCAAACATCGCTGTTGCAATGATTGAGTAAAAAACAACACTCATTACAGATGCTAACTCTTTAGAAAGCAGAGTTGTTTCTTCTATGGACATATGAACAACTCGTTTTAAAAACTTAACTATGTTTTCACCATTGTATTGAGCGAAAAAGTAAAAGATTATGATTAAAAAAGCGTTCTTTAAAAAACCTGCACTAAAAGAACCTATCTTACCAGTGATTGAAAGAACATTTGTTGTGAAGTTATTAATATCCATCTCTTTTATAGCATCTAGCGCATAGGGTTTTAAAAACAGTAAATACTCTGGAGGAGTTTCTATAAACGCTCTTACATAGGTTTCCATTTGTAAATATGTTTGTGTTTCAAGTGAATTTAGTTGCAAAGTAAGCGTTGCCAAGAAATAACCTAATGGAGCGAAAAACAAAACTGCTAATAACAAACTTGAAGCCATAGCTGAAAAAAGTTTATTTTTGAAAATACTTTCAAAATATGTTTGAATATTGGCAGTTGAAATTGCCAAAAGAGCTGCAATTGTAATAGCAAGAACAAAAGGAGCATAAAGTAAATACATCCAGTACAATGATGTAGCAAATAAAATTGTTACAAAAAATTGTGGTTTCATTATTTTATCTCCTTTTCCAAGGAAGTAAATTCCTTGAAAAATTCCTATCACTAAAGCTATGCCTATCGGCAAGAGATAATTTTAAAATTAAAATTTTCAAATTAAACTTCCTTGCAAAGTTGGAAATGGTTTATCTAAAATTTCATAAGTGCTTCTTGTAGCTTTTCGCCCCTTTGCTGTTCGCTCTAGGTAGCCATTTGCTATGAGGTATGGTTCAAGCACATCTTCAACTGTTCCTTCATCTTCACTAAGAGCCGCTGCAATAGTACTTAATCCCATCGCTCTTCCTTGTGCTGATATCAAAAGATTTAAAAGTCTTATATCCATCTCATCAAAACCATGAGAGTTAATGCCAAGTTCATCAAGAGCGTATGTTGTTCGAGAATGATTAATATCTGACTCATTAGCCACCTCAGCAAAATCTCTAACACGACGCAAAAGTCTAAGAGCAATACGAGGAGTTCCTCTACTTCTTTTTGCTATCTCAACAGACGCTTTATGGATTATCTCTTTTTCTAATTTACTTGAAGCTTGAGATATGATTTTTGCTAACTCCTCAGCACTATAAAACTGCATTCTAAAACTCATACCAAATCTATCTCTAAGTGGATTTGATAACATTCCTGCTCTTGTTGTTGCCCCAATGAGTGTAAAACGAGGTAAATCAATTTTAACAGTCTGAGCAGCTGGTCCACTTCCTATAATAATATCTATACGAAAATCTTCCATTGATGAGTATAAAATCTCTTCAACAGCAGGTGAAAGACGATGAATCTCGTCTATGAAAAGTATATCACCTTCTTCTAAGTTTGTGAGTATTGCAGCTAAATCTCCACTTTTTTCTATCATGGGAGCGGCTGTTACTTTTATATTTGCGTTCATCTCATTTGCAATTATTAGAGCTAGTGTAGTTTTTCCAAGCCCCGGTGGTCCATAAAACAAAACATGGTCTAGGGCTTCATCTCTAAGTTTACTTGCCTCTATAAAAACACCAAGATTTTTTTTAATCTGCTCTTGACCTATATACTCACTCCAAGCATCTGGACGCAAAGTAAATTCTACGCTCTCTTCTTCTGTACAAAAGGTTTCTATCTCTACTAATCTATCCATCAGCTATTTCTCATTAGTATGTATGCTCTACTTTAGGAAATGATTTATTTACAACTTCATCTGAGTAAGTTTTAACAGCTTCTCTAACAAGAGATGCTCCATCTAAGTATTTTTTTACAAATTTTGGAGTGAATTCTTCAAATAGTCCAAGCATGTCTGAGAAAACTAAAACTTGTCCATCTACATCAACACCAGCACCGATGCCAATTACAGGAATACTAACACTACTTGCAACTGCTTTTGCCACATCTGCTTTTGCACCTTCTATGACCATACAAAAGGCTCCTGCATCTTCTACCGCTTTGGCATCTTTGAGTAAGTTGATTTTTTCTTCTTCAGTTTTGCCTTTAACTTTGTAACCACCCTCACTTCTTACAGATTGAGGTAAAAGTCCGATATGTCCACAAACAGCGATGCCATTATCTACTAAATGTTTTATTGTGGTAGCTCTATCTTGTCCACCTTCTATCTTTACACAGTCAGCATCTGTTTCTTGAAAAACACGCGTAGAGTTTTTTAGTGCATCTTCTTTGTTTGTGTAAGTTCCAAAAGGCATATCACATATCACAAAACTATTTTTAGCACCAGTACAAACTGCTTTAGTATGGTAAATCATCTGCTCCATTGTTGCACTAAGAGTATCTTTTCTTCCAGCAAAACTCATATTTAAGCTATCACC
Coding sequences:
- the hisH gene encoding imidazole glycerol phosphate synthase subunit HisH, encoding MIAIVDYNMGNLASVQNAFALLGEKTVVESDPSKFKNYDKLILPGVGAFGDAMEHLRDRDMIDAIKEYAKSGKYMLGICLGMQLLFESSEEFGEHEGLGLIKGNVKAFDTSKFEEKLKVPHMGWNRMFTTSHPLFENLDEEHYLYFVHTYHVNCTNEEDIIGRTNYGYEFTSAVAHGNIFGIQPHPEKSHDNGLAILKNFIGL
- a CDS encoding chemotaxis response regulator CheY, whose protein sequence is MKLLVVDDSSTMRRIIKNTLARLGYKDILEGADGVEGWAQMDSNPDIDMLITDWNMPEMNGLELVKKVRADDRFVDTPIIMVTTEGGKSEVITALKAGVNNYIVKPFTPQVLKEKLGAVMGVS
- a CDS encoding PDC sensor domain-containing protein — its product is MVASDIQNFAEGRTKVRAYFCYLFSKNIPNRLPSLSVEMIMPRMLKIKADLENCEGVYLLDHRGVQITPTYTANAQIDDDTGKIRADRAYYYRAVREGRCSITDPYPSLITQELTVTASQPIYSESGVLKYVACLDMPLDEVLKIAHLNKSDAFFSKFFKFSYAMYSFALIAVAIFLFAHGVKSFFVEEVAGTNLIIDDMFMATILLTLSLAIFDLAKTLIEEEILGRHKEQNISGPHKTMVKFLGSIIIALSIEALMLVFKFAITDPEKLIYATYIIGGVAVLILSLAVYIKFTKVRNSSDSDS
- the waaC gene encoding lipopolysaccharide heptosyltransferase I, producing MKEYKKIAIVRLSALGDIINSAVVLQFIHKKFPNAQIDWITEEVFSPLLKSHHLIHNVHIINLKKIKKEKNFLLLKKNISYLRSLGEFDIVIDMQGLLKSAIVSRFISKNTHGFDKESSREGLSSLFYKTTSKIAYEESIVKRNCFLSSDALGFELSDEMILNKKPIFEIKKIDFIDASKINIAFIIGASWLSKKYPKEKIIQLCNELKENSIIVWGDEDEKKDAEFICKHSSYASIAPKLPLIELLSLISSVNLVIGNDTGPTHMAWAQNIASITLFGPTTSRMIYETPKNIGIKSSSKVDILKINKNDFSIQDIEVKEIVSKAKELLNYEI
- a CDS encoding FlgO family outer membrane protein, translating into MKNIWMLTLCLASMLSADISGVGYAQTNKEAKKEALGDLSQVIKSEVRSNFESKSFVKGDKGNSSSSSNIKISSNLPILGADFTFIDRAMEVEARVELSPHKVKALYTKKLQNIKKELDSISSEIGNTSSSSSTLKLQLYSDAYSLLKEYDRYESVAMILGSKLPNRPTLTKAKVKLELAKLDSNIDSLDMASRVLAKSFKNKNIFVYPPLMQSNTTVAQFGAVFVKKLKAKVKSVKSPKNASYLLVGEYVVTKKMMVLNYELLSIKTNEIVASKTININKKAYKNIQVKPKNIDFDALLNSGVISSSSLKVSLNSNRGSENLLFNKGEDIELFVKLNKMGYIYIVGYTQTKEGSFSYLLELSEGNGNSRFVKFINADDASRWISLGEFTVEPPFGVESIQVIASNRKINSLPSVSYDEKSGYYIISKDIKKALVKTRGIKKKKSKKTELSEDVMSFTTIR
- the hisA gene encoding 1-(5-phosphoribosyl)-5-[(5-phosphoribosylamino)methylideneamino]imidazole-4-carboxamide isomerase — its product is MTLYPAIDLKDGKAVRLTKGLMDSAKIYSDEPWSLVKKFEEMGAEWVHLVDLNGAFAGEPKNLEQIIKIRQNSNVKLELGGGIRDEETIKKMLEIGIDRIILGSIAVTNPQFVKDMASKYPIAVGIDAIDGFVAVEGWADVSTMKATDLAKEYASAGVEAIICTDVSKDGTLAGVNVDFTLDIARASGVSTIASGGVKDESDIEALIATNEVDGVIIGKAYYEGKLDLPKMFKLLN
- a CDS encoding 50S ribosomal protein L11 methyltransferase: MQEYYYELVVNVSSHKELFADFLADTIPVGFEETKMGFIVRSEDELETIAWGLEQFCEALTKALGQNIDLETSHKKLKNSDWVELYQKSITPLCIDKFYIHTTWNKPNSQLINIQIDPALAFGTGHHPTTASALRAISKYVKEGSCILDVGCGSGILGIAAMKLNAVVDACDTDPVSVQNSIDNAKLNDLEFAKIWEGSCSLSSKKYDVVVANIVADVLTFIAKDLKNALNEDGILIISGILDKYEKKVLTFYKDCEVVQKIQEDEWLTFILKRK
- a CDS encoding PilZ domain-containing protein; translation: MIHLYNNTISSSQLKEVVKAFKGYKSIDINRCTGIDDDFIYFVEIDKIKKTLLLKIKELLKNKKKSLIYFFINDSHSLMLFQLASLLEVKNIFTKKNIASKILVDIQKEIKEHQTIQQEHQIAQTIMHDHHFMIFENNKLKFASSKIYKDFNCIDLEDVKSKICSQFNLDALLKEDSSIQNVFKFGVSQELYNIKSSTSDLNQEKFIYIENMPEDNHYDVRGIDFIKNRIYFIETLKEKVLEVSISAGMLGVISIHIENIANLRNDWSEYEIEMSIRDILLQVELEIESHTILAQYDSGLYVTLFQDLDFEALKQKASKIQSHINEYSDKQKIKPLIGLYAFDIHNLELNQILQIISNISKEELSPKDIESQSLYRIINIDDTLDEEKIIDILLQASFTNKTAIKLMNIYKGLCINTSSLIVKKIDQEIYVRYEHLQGTVMHLEKETVLQSSNFPKDIIADVKYVDPKKSIAQLKNFRFVQGSANSRKYSRVTCALRVPISITHDKGTLNGEILDISLNSIAIKTRFSKNINTLKLSKIVLNFTLPIKDTEFGYMQLSLNAKVVFTLCDDEFCKVVLNLYEDQSSEAVLMEYVYARQKEIIVELKKQTAMLQ